The DNA window CCAGCAAGCCCCAGGCCCTGGTGGTTTTATAGGTGATTCCTCCCACACTTAAAAGGAAACCCTTAACTTCCCCTCCTGCAGCAAACAGAAAAAGAGTGAAAGCTGCCAACTCAGTCAGAGGCGGGTGGAATGACTTCCTGTATCAGTGAGAATTCAAGAAATTCAAATTCTGGACCCATTTTCCTTCACTTAGGATCTTAAATGCAGAATCCTAGCCAGACAGATCcgatgatatatttaaaaaataacgtTTCATGTGAAGGGGATGGTCGCACCTCAGCGCAGATGTACTGAGCGCCATGGAACCGTCCACTTAGATGCGGTTCAAGTGGGAACTTTCGCATTAGTGCCTTTTACCCGTAATAAAAacgtagttttttaaaaaagacgaGTCATGATCCATTGGATGTTATTCCAGTAATGAAAAGATGGCTCAATATAAAAACACCTGTTCCTCTCATTCACTACGCTAATTggctaaaagaaaacaacaacatgattatctgtttaaTAACTCAAACActtaaaatattcacaataaaaaaatctgccaggttaaaaaaaaaatctgtactcactTCTTCCAATCAACAAGATCCTCCTCCCAGTCCTCTTAAATCATAGGAATGACATTTTGCTACTTTTGGATGGGCGGCCCAGTCCTGTTTTGCCATTGACGTGGAACCTCTTGGACAAAACTTATTGTATGAAGCTTTTGTTGGTGTGAAGTTCCATTCGGAACCTTGTAGTTCTtgagtctttctttttattttttgtttattttaaagattttatttatcagagagagaggtcacaaacgatacggaggggcagagggaaagggagaagcagacgccccgctgagcggggagcccgatgcaggcgtgattgcaggaccccgggatcattacttgagcagaggacagaagcttaactggctgagccccccaggcgcctccTGAGTCTTTAGGATGTAGGGGTGAAGGGAGCATGCTGTGGAGTCTGTCCTTCAATGCCAGCTGTCCCACCTCTGCTTGTTTCCTCTTTTGTGGCCTGGATGTGACATTAGGACTGGAAAGAAGTGGACCCCACATTTGACATTCCAAGGTCTATGCTTGTGACTACTTCTGCGTGTGTATCTAGTCTTGGAGGAAACAGGAACTATTGCTAAGAACACCGAATACTGTGTGCCGTACACTATTTCAGATCCTTTACATAAGTTCACGGGCATTCCCCGGTTCTCCTGAGATTGGGAGCCGGGGCAGAATCCTGATGGTCTTGTTGGGGGCTGTACTTCTGATGGCTGGCACGGGGCCTGGTATGCAGTGGGTATAGCATGTATTCGAATGAACGGAGACGCCCTTCTCACTTTGCAGCCACTCACATGCGATCCATGcctcatcatccccattttccagattagTGTCCCGAGACAGAGGTCAGTAACCTCACCCAGACTCACAGGCGAGGAAACGCCCAggctgggattcgaacccaggcagTAAAGCGCTAGTGTTCGCAGTGTAAACACTGGCTTATCTTGCTCCTGGCTCCTGGAAGCCAAGCACTTATTTTTTTCCGCTGGTGAAGTCATACGGGACTGTCCTTTCTGATCTGTCTGTGTCATCCTAGAGAAGccctgaagaaaatgaaggatgTGTATGAGAAGACGCCCCAGATGGGGGACCCTGCCAGCTTGGAGCCCCGGATCACGGAAACCCTGAACAACATCGAACGGCTGAAATTAGAAGTGCAGAAGTATGAGGTCAGGGAAgaccctggggaggggtgggggccagCGGGCCTAGCTGAGTCACTTcctgggggggtggaggggggacgGCGACAGGGAGgtgttgggtgggggtggggctccagCTGCTTCTCATCACAGCCCTGGGTGTGCATGGGTGATCTCAGGAAGCCTCCAGTCCCAGAATGGGCTGACCCCGCAGCCTGCCCTGGAATTGACCGTGTGACTCCCTCTCAGGCTTGGCTGGCAGAAGCCGAGAGCCGGGTCCTGAGCAACCGGGGGGACAGCCTGGGCCGCCACACCCGGCCTCCAGACCCCCCAGCCAGTGTGCCCccagacagcagcagcagcaacaacagtgGGTCACAGGATCCCAAGGAGAGGTGAGCGCGGAGGCTGGCCTGGGTCTGTCCCCACCACCTGGGGGGCCTGTCCTGACCTGCTTCGctctccccacccagctctgaGGAGCCCCTGTCCGAGGAGGGCCAGGATGCCCCCATCTACACGGAGTTTGACGAGGATTTTGAGGAGGAGTCGGCATCCCCCATAGGGCACTGTGTGGCCATCTATCACTTCGAAGGTGAGGCCCGCGTGTGGGTCCCATCGCCTGCGTCGGGGCTGGGCCGTCTTTTTGGCTGGGCTGTGTTTATCTTCACCGGAAGCAGATCTGAGCCCGCCGCCTCTCCCACGACAGGGTCCAGCGAGGGCACCATCTCCATGGCCGAGGGTGAAGACCTCAGTCTCATGGAGGAGGACAAAGGCGACGGCTGGACCCGGGTCAGGCGGAAACAGGGAGGTGAGGGCTATGTGCCTACCTCCTACCTCCGCGTCACGCTCAACTGAACCCTGCCACAGGCGGGAAGAAGGGGGCTGTTGGCTGCTGCTTCTGGGCCACGGGGGGCCCCAGGACCCACGCACTTTATTTCTGCCCCCTGTGGCTTCAGCTGAGACCTGTGTaacctgctgccccctccccccatcccactcCTCGTCCCAGAGGGACCCGCTGTGCCTTCCATATTGATGTACATACTCGTGTTTCAGATCTTTTCTTCCTGCCGCTGGGCTAGggccattttgttttatataaaaaattctataaagcTTTCGGAGTTTGTGCCTTATTGGTAAATTTACAACCTGGGTTGGCATATGCAAATGCCAGCCTCCTTCCTGGCCACAGAGGGAATGAGGAAGGGGAGGTAAACTTGGGTACACCTTGGACATAACTTCCTCAGAGTTGTCTGTGACTTCAGTGTAGGGAGAAAAGCACCAAACATCCTTTCTGTGTTTACCGCAGCTTTACTGAGAAAAGGCAgtgttgagcacctactgtgtaccaggcattcTCCACCCATGCTATTTGAACACTGAGCTTTAATTAATCCCTTGTGACAACACCTGAAAAGTACACAGCCTCACTTTTATGTTGAAGGCAGGCCAGAGAGGTTGAGCCATTTGCTAGAAGTCACACAGCTCGTAAGCATTTGCATCTGGCTTCTGAGTACGAGATCTGCAAGTTCTTACCATTAAGAGTGTATGTTCCCCATTTGTCAGATATGTGcttggggctgggaggtgggataGGGCCTCCAGACACCTGGGTTTTCTAGTGTGGGGGAGGAGGCTGTCCCTCACCCTAAGATCCATGTGCCTTTTGGTGGAGTGGTGTGGGTTTTTGCAAATCTCCCCTTCCCCCTTGTGTAAGGCAGAATCTGGGTTCCCACTGCACTTGGCTATGTGCACAGCTTGGGGCAACTTCCTTGGTGTCTGCAGGGGGGTTTCCATAGCTTGGGTGTCCCAGTATGAAGAAGGGGGTTTGTGCTTTCAAACATCCGGCTCCAGGCGCTGTGAAAGGACACTGAGGACGCGCTGGAACTTCTCTAGACGTGCGTCTTGTGGCGCCCCGACTCCTCGGCTTCCCCAGAGGAGCCTCTGCACGAAGCCTGTGGTCAGGGCCTCCCTCAGCTGCGGGTTCGGCCGGAAtcctgggggcggggccaggcggGCTGGAGGCGGGGCCAGGCTCCGGCTCGCCCCACCCTACACCTGCCTTCTGGCCTTAGAACTTTGTCCCAGCTGGGACTGTAGGGACTCTGCCCCGAAGCTCTACACCACGGGGCGGGGTTGACGGGGAGGGGGCTCTCGGGGTGTCCGCAGGACTGGGGGTGGGATGGCCAAGGGGCTcggtggaagcaggctctgccaGGGTGCATGGGGGCAGTCCGTTCCAGTGCGCGAGGccgggtgggtggtgggggggggggcccttAGGGGCTGTGCCTGGGGACGGAGCCACTTGGGAGGCAAGATTTGGAGTCTGGGCTGCCCAGTGCGACACATTTTGGGGGGAGACAGAGCCACGTTGGAGTGAGAGGCGTGCTTAGGTCGCCAGCGAAAGCGGAATAAGCCAGGTTGGGGATTCGGGAGGCTGGGCTGCCCAGGACGGGAGGAAGGGTTTGGCTCTGAATGCAatggcgggggctggggggagggcgcTGTTCTACCAGGTTGAAGGACTGACTCATTTTGGAAAGAGCTAGGCATTGTTGGAGGGATCGAGATCCTCTGGGGGCAGGGTCGTTTCAGGTGGGAGCGGGaacggggtgggggcggggagtgggactCTGTGGACGTGGCTCTGGGGCGGGGGGCCAACCCTTTTGGGGTGGAGAGCACTATTCCTGTCAACACTGTTGGCTGCGACTCGGACTCGGGGTGAGAGCTCCCCGGGGGCCGGGCCGTCCCGGCTTGGGTGGGGCTCCGGGAGGCGTGGCGGGAGGCTCTGGTGCCTGGCCTGGTGGGGTTTGGGGTGCTCGGTTAGAGCCTGCGGGGTGCTCGGGAAGTGGGGCCTTCTGGCAGCCGGGAGCAGAGGGGAGCACTCACCTCGTAGGCGCCGGGCTGCTGCCTCACGGAACTTGGGCGCATCCCGGGCCACCTGACGCGCCCGGTGCAGGGTGCGCAGCAGCCGCTCGCAGCTCTCGTCTAGCGGCCCCGGGAGTTCCTCGCCCTCCAGCAGGCGCACGGCCGGTGCCACGTGCGGCAGCGCCACCTCGCCCGGCTCGCAGGGGCCTGTGCGGGGAAGGGCTCTGAGCTAGGCTTGGGGCCGAAGACGCGGCCAGAGTGAAGAGGGTGGGAGACTGGGTCGAGGCGGACCGTAGCAGCAGAAGCCCAGAAACACTGGTTCCAGCCTAGCTTGGAGCAGCAGGCCCGGGTCAGCGCGAGgactggggcgggggcggggcctagGGTTCGGGCCCCAGGGCAGAGCCGGACGCGAAGGGCGGGGCCTAGAGCGAAGAGGGCGGAGCCGATGGTGAACTGACTTGACGTGCGGGGCCTAGAGCGGGATTAGGATTCAGTTTAGAGCTGGTGTGCGGCGCCAAGGGCCGCCACTCACCCGCGCCCTCATCCAGTGCCCGCATCAGCGGCTTCAGCTCCTGCTCGAAGGCCAGCGCCGCCTCCGTGTGGCTCCTTCTGAGCTGGCGCCACGTGCGTTCCAGCCGGGACACCTGAGGGAGGAGCCCTGATCACGctgtctcttccctcttccccatcaCCTGCCCTCGGGCTTCCACCTCATTTCTGCTCCCCACGCACCTGGGGCATGAGCAGGGCCCCCATGACCGCGGCCAGTCCAGGCAGGTCCCCGGCCGCCCCTGGCCGCAGCGCCAGGGCCAGCTCCACCAGGCCCCTCAGGGTGGCCGCGCGCTCCTCCAGCGGCCCCGCGCAGCCCAGCACCGCCAGCGCCCCGGCCAGCGCCAGCGCCTCGTGTCTGTGGAGGTGGAGAGCGAGGGTCTGGGGGCAGTGGAAGATTTGTAACTCGGAGGTGAGGGGCGTCGGGGCGGGGGGAAGCTTTGGctatctcccctcctccctgggggGGTCCGTGAATGGGGGGAGGTTTGAAGGCCCTGGGGATTCCAAGCGGCTGGCTCACCTTTCCAGAAGTTCCAACCTCAAGCGATGCCCATGGGGAAGTGTGAGCAGCTCCAGGCCAGAGGCGACCCCCATGGCACACCGCTGAGCCTTGGTCACTCCTAGGAGGCCTGTAGCctgggcggggttggggggaggttaGCGGGGAGGTCAGCGGACGAGAATGAGTATATGGGTGTGAGGTGCTTTTGGGCCTTGGCCTGGCCTCAGCCCCTGTCTGGGGAGGAGTGGCCCAGTAGTCGACACACCTGGCAATCCACCAATAATAGGTGCAGGGCCGTGCTCCCAGGATGGTGCTCCAGGAATAGGTCACGGAGAGTACTCAGGACTCTCGGTTCCAGGGGCCGATTCTGGGGGCCCAGCAGGCAGAAGGGGTTGTTAGGGGGCCAGAAAGAGATCTCAGCCTCGGGTCTTACAAAActtctgttctcttcctcctcctcctcactggcTTCCCACCATGGGGCCTCTGTCTCTGGGCCTGTGTGGCCCAGGGGGGTTCCTTGGGCACTGGGCACTCGGGGCACCAGCTCACAGTATGTTGGGGGGCATTCAGATGCCTCCCGCAGCACCAGTGAGGGTGTTCGAGGTGGCTTGGTTGGTGCCTTGGCATGAAGCTGCCCATCGGAGGCTCTGAGGCTGTCAACAACGGACCCCAGAGGAGACGGGGTCTTCAGCAGCCCGGGGTCACTACCCATCCGAGGGAGGGCGCACATGGGCACAGCGGAGGCTCCTAGGGGTCAAACAAGACGGAATGAAGGGGGTACACAGAAAAGATAGCTGGATGGGGTGGGCGACTTGATGGGTTACCCCCCCCCAAGTCAATAACTGTGTCTCTTGGACTTACAACTTCATCTATATAAATGCTACACACTTATCAGTGGTCTGAAAATGAACTTTCTTTAACACTTAGGTATGAATTCTGAATACTACAGTTTAAATGTGAATTCTTTGTTTGTTGCCCCTCTGACGTgcaaaactaaaatagaaaaaaaaaattattcaaaattcacAAAACTCCAAAAGCATCGAAGAAACTACACTTATCAAACTTTCAAATGAAGTCTGTGGCATGGTTGCTTCTGAGGTTATCAGAACTTAAAGCTGCATCCAGACTATTGGGAGATGCTGTATTTACCAGCCATATAAATAGGCCCACTTATAGGGACTTAAAACCTTCCCATGGTTCTAGCTCATTCTGAGTGAAGGCCATAGTCCTCagagtagttaaaaaaaaaaaaaaaaaaaaaaaaaaaaaagccccagatCTGAGTCTCGGATAGTTCAGCTCCACTCACATCCTTTTGGTTGAATGAACAGTTCACATTCTTGTTTtggccccaggacctttgcactgccTGTTCCTTCTGCCGGGGTCACTCTTACCACCCCCAGATAGTCACATCATTTCCTCCTTCACCTCTTTCAAATCTTTCTTCATGTGGCCTGTCCTGACTACtacttaaaattataatactCCCATCCACCTAGTCCTAATCTCCCTGACtctgttttacttttaacttttacccCAAAGCAGACTCATTTTTGTTGTCAATGTCCATCTTCCTCCAGTAGGATGTTGGAACCACCGGGCAGAGGTCTTTGTCTTTCTATTGAGTGATACATGTCAGCACTTAGTACAGCAGCAGGCAGTGAGGCTTCAGGGTgaatggggagtggggaggcaggGCAGATGGGGCAGACAGGGCATAAGGAAAAACCTCTTTTAAGTAGGATGGGTCAGCTACTTTGGGGAACTCAAGTTAAATGAGAAGGAGTCAGTCAGGAAACGATTAGGGGAATAGGTTTTCCCATGACCAGAATGGtgagtgcaaagaccctgaggcaggaacAAGACTGGttggagtggggtgcctgggtggc is part of the Mustela nigripes isolate SB6536 chromosome 2, MUSNIG.SB6536, whole genome shotgun sequence genome and encodes:
- the SH2D3A gene encoding SH2 domain-containing protein 3A isoform X2 encodes the protein MQVLQDGEDLASQPWYHGPLSRQKAEALLQQDGDFLVRASGSRVGRPVISCRWQGSALHFEVLHVALHPRPGRPSALFQLEDERFPSLPSLVRSYVIGQRPLSRATGAVASRPVIRHGPIRRSFSEDTLLESPARSELPRARKWSDSQPAGLEHMGRSREDHSEPGASAVPMCALPRMGSDPGLLKTPSPLGSVVDSLRASDGQLHAKAPTKPPRTPSLVLREASECPPTYCELVPRVPSAQGTPLGHTGPETEAPWWEASEEEEEENRSFVRPEAEISFWPPNNPFCLLGPQNRPLEPRVLSTLRDLFLEHHPGSTALHLLLVDCQATGLLGVTKAQRCAMGVASGLELLTLPHGHRLRLELLERHEALALAGALAVLGCAGPLEERAATLRGLVELALALRPGAAGDLPGLAAVMGALLMPQVSRLERTWRQLRRSHTEAALAFEQELKPLMRALDEGAGPCEPGEVALPHVAPAVRLLEGEELPGPLDESCERLLRTLHRARQVARDAPKFREAAARRLRGFRPNPQLREALTTGFVQRLLWGSRGVGAPQDARLEKFQRVLSVLSQRLEPDV
- the SH2D3A gene encoding SH2 domain-containing protein 3A isoform X5, with the protein product MERTLPASPGTTAPCPVRARKWSDSQPAGLEHMGRSREDHSEPGASAVPMCALPRMGSDPGLLKTPSPLGSVVDSLRASDGQLHAKAPTKPPRTPSLVLREASECPPTYCELVPRVPSAQGTPLGHTGPETEAPWWEASEEEEEENRSFVRPEAEISFWPPNNPFCLLGPQNRPLEPRVLSTLRDLFLEHHPGSTALHLLLVDCQATGLLGVTKAQRCAMGVASGLELLTLPHGHRLRLELLERHEALALAGALAVLGCAGPLEERAATLRGLVELALALRPGAAGDLPGLAAVMGALLMPQVSRLERTWRQLRRSHTEAALAFEQELKPLMRALDEGAGPCEPGEVALPHVAPAVRLLEGEELPGPLDESCERLLRTLHRARQVARDAPKFREAAARRLRGFRPNPQLREALTTGFVQRLLWGSRGVGAPQDARLEKFQRVLSVLSQRLEPDV
- the SH2D3A gene encoding SH2 domain-containing protein 3A isoform X4 codes for the protein MQVLQDGEDLASQPWYHGPLSRQKAEALLQQDGDFLVRASGSRVGRPVISCRWQGSALHFEVLHVALHPRPGRPSALFQLEDERFPSLPSLVRSYVIGQRPLSRATGAVASRPVIRHGPIRRSFSEDTLLESPARSELPRARKWSDSQPAGLEHMGRSREDHSEPGYRPPRSDQGSAVCHGGRLWPGAAHTSPWASLEVGTSGKTLALHLHRHEALALAGALAVLGCAGPLEERAATLRGLVELALALRPGAAGDLPGLAAVMGALLMPQVSRLERTWRQLRRSHTEAALAFEQELKPLMRALDEGAGPCEPGEVALPHVAPAVRLLEGEELPGPLDESCERLLRTLHRARQVARDAPKFREAAARRLRGFRPNPQLREALTTGFVQRLLWGSRGVGAPQDARLEKFQRVLSVLSQRLEPDV
- the SH2D3A gene encoding SH2 domain-containing protein 3A isoform X3, yielding MGAGNLHHLEARKGSEIVGLHRGRRGRQDDAPGLQKAEALLQQDGDFLVRASGSRVGRPVISCRWQGSALHFEVLHVALHPRPGRPSALFQLEDERFPSLPSLVRSYVIGQRPLSRATGAVASRPVIRHGPIRRSFSEDTLLESPARSELPRARKWSDSQPAGLEHMGRSREDHSEPGASAVPMCALPRMGSDPGLLKTPSPLGSVVDSLRASDGQLHAKAPTKPPRTPSLVLREASECPPTYCELVPRVPSAQGTPLGHTGPETEAPWWEASEEEEEENRSFVRPEAEISFWPPNNPFCLLGPQNRPLEPRVLSTLRDLFLEHHPGSTALHLLLVDCQATGLLGVTKAQRCAMGVASGLELLTLPHGHRLRLELLERHEALALAGALAVLGCAGPLEERAATLRGLVELALALRPGAAGDLPGLAAVMGALLMPQVSRLERTWRQLRRSHTEAALAFEQELKPLMRALDEGAGPCEPGEVALPHVAPAVRLLEGEELPGPLDESCERLLRTLHRARQVARDAPKFREAAARRLRGLL
- the SH2D3A gene encoding SH2 domain-containing protein 3A isoform X1, which codes for MGAGNLHHLEARKGSEIVGLHRGRRGRQDDAPGLQKAEALLQQDGDFLVRASGSRVGRPVISCRWQGSALHFEVLHVALHPRPGRPSALFQLEDERFPSLPSLVRSYVIGQRPLSRATGAVASRPVIRHGPIRRSFSEDTLLESPARSELPRARKWSDSQPAGLEHMGRSREDHSEPGASAVPMCALPRMGSDPGLLKTPSPLGSVVDSLRASDGQLHAKAPTKPPRTPSLVLREASECPPTYCELVPRVPSAQGTPLGHTGPETEAPWWEASEEEEEENRSFVRPEAEISFWPPNNPFCLLGPQNRPLEPRVLSTLRDLFLEHHPGSTALHLLLVDCQATGLLGVTKAQRCAMGVASGLELLTLPHGHRLRLELLERHEALALAGALAVLGCAGPLEERAATLRGLVELALALRPGAAGDLPGLAAVMGALLMPQVSRLERTWRQLRRSHTEAALAFEQELKPLMRALDEGAGPCEPGEVALPHVAPAVRLLEGEELPGPLDESCERLLRTLHRARQVARDAPKFREAAARRLRGFRPNPQLREALTTGFVQRLLWGSRGVGAPQDARLEKFQRVLSVLSQRLEPDV